The nucleotide window GTTCACCCGTTCATTAACATATCTATAGACTTTATTCTGAACTTCCTGTTGAGAAGTCCCCTCCGTGGCTTGAGCAATCGAATCGCCCACCGCCCGGGCCCGGCGGTGTAACGCTATACGCTCCCAGGGATTGGTCTTATCACGAATACGCGCCACAACAACTTCCCAATTATTTTCCAACTCCTGTCGCGGGATACCAAACTCACTTAGCAAAAACTTAATTTTTCCGCGATAATCATCCAGCGTAGATATATAAGCCTCTTCTTCGACTGCTGATATATCACGGGCCATCCATCGTTCAGTAACAATGGGTGCCGGCTGCGGAATGGTAAACACTTTGGGCACCGAACTCGTATCGGTATAAACGATATCGTTCTTCAGTGCTCCGTCAAAATTTTCGGTATATGAATCGTAGCGCAAATACTTGGGATAGGTGATCGTCAGCCTGGCATTTTCAGTCGGTACTTCATGAGACAAATAGAAGTCAGGAAGTTCTTCAATATATCGGCGCTCAATAGTATACCGATATTCGATAACGGCCCCATCTTCGACTGCCGGCATGGCAAACTCTTTTACATTGTAGCGCGAGTTAACATTAATCGTCCGAATATCCTGCTCAGTAACACCCACACGCTGACCCGATGGCAAATAGGTATAGGCCTGCAACGATGTGATACGCTCCATATCATTTTCATAATAATAGGGAATAGCAATGATGGATGCCTCTCGCGCAGAAGCATCAAATATCTTTATCCTGATATGATGCTCGAGTACGGCAATGATAGACTCATCAGCATCTCGGAACGACACATCCAGCTCTTTATTGGTAATTTTATACGGCACGCTATCCGCCTCGGAAACCTGCATCTGAAATAGTGAATCCGGAATAGTCCCAAATTCCGCATCAGGTACTTCTTGACCAAAACCGTTACCGATACTGATCAAAAGTACAAAACCAATTGTAGCAGCGAATCGAATCAAGTGAAATGCCATCAATTTACAGTTAGAACATAATAACGCATAGCAGGCCGCTTCATTCTCCAAAAATCACAGCTCATTCTCCACG belongs to Fodinibius sp. Rm-B-1B1-1 and includes:
- a CDS encoding DUF3857 domain-containing protein; this translates as MAFHLIRFAATIGFVLLISIGNGFGQEVPDAEFGTIPDSLFQMQVSEADSVPYKITNKELDVSFRDADESIIAVLEHHIRIKIFDASAREASIIAIPYYYENDMERITSLQAYTYLPSGQRVGVTEQDIRTINVNSRYNVKEFAMPAVEDGAVIEYRYTIERRYIEELPDFYLSHEVPTENARLTITYPKYLRYDSYTENFDGALKNDIVYTDTSSVPKVFTIPQPAPIVTERWMARDISAVEEEAYISTLDDYRGKIKFLLSEFGIPRQELENNWEVVVARIRDKTNPWERIALHRRARAVGDSIAQATEGTSQQEVQNKVYRYVNERVNFSGANTSVSDMSDGEVLAGEPADQAAINQVLVAMLQGAGIEANPVLISTRRAGRINMDFPSFYQFNGLMVQSQIGEQTHLMDAGFPYSQPGLIPTESYGNRGLVLKRNSYEWLDINPDKSLFDIQVDIDASLEKDGTLTGTVDAVQGGYPAQIARQKIADGVSDADLLRQTLFDGYPQMEIRDVTISNVDQYIEPVTLSAEFRIDDYAVSFTDGLRYKPLIVGYQSENPFSGPDRNLPITLDAPEQLDLSFTVDLPPGFSVDVDQDRTIKFSGAEFMERYDHEPGKLNYRYQIDIDQRNFSADYFPSLYKLYKRWVDLSNSAWLIKN